In Hyphomicrobiales bacterium, a single window of DNA contains:
- a CDS encoding acetyl-CoA C-acetyltransferase, whose translation MSDVVIVSAARTPIGSFNGALASLTGAQLGTIALKSAMERASIAPDDVNEVILGQVLTAAQGQNPARQAAIHAGIPNSATAWGLNQVCGSGLRAVALAAQQIADGSAKIVAAGGQESMSKSAHAAHLRDGVKMGDWNLVDTMIRDGLWDAFNGYHMGTTAENVARQWQITREDQDAFAVASQNKAEAAQAAGKFKDEITPVTISGRKGDVVVDADEYIKKGVTLDSVTKLRPAFAKDGTVTAANASGINDGAAVLMLMSAAEAAKRGLTPLARIASSATAGVDPALMGSGPIPASKLALQRAGWKAADLDLVEANEAFAAQACAVNKEMGWDTAKVNVNGGAIALGHPIGASGARVLITLLHEMKRRNAKKGLTTLCIGGGMGIAMCVER comes from the coding sequence ATGTCTGACGTCGTCATCGTCTCCGCCGCCCGCACGCCCATCGGCTCCTTCAACGGGGCGCTTGCCTCGCTCACCGGCGCACAATTGGGCACCATCGCCCTCAAGTCCGCCATGGAGCGCGCCAGCATTGCCCCTGACGACGTGAACGAGGTGATCCTGGGTCAGGTCCTCACCGCCGCGCAGGGCCAGAACCCCGCCCGCCAGGCCGCCATCCACGCGGGCATTCCCAACAGTGCCACCGCCTGGGGCCTGAACCAGGTGTGCGGCTCGGGCCTCCGGGCTGTGGCCCTGGCCGCCCAGCAGATCGCCGATGGTTCCGCCAAAATCGTCGCGGCAGGTGGCCAGGAGAGCATGTCGAAGTCCGCTCACGCCGCGCATCTCCGCGATGGCGTGAAGATGGGCGACTGGAACCTCGTCGACACCATGATCAGGGACGGCCTGTGGGATGCCTTCAACGGCTACCACATGGGGACGACCGCCGAGAACGTGGCCCGGCAATGGCAGATCACCCGCGAGGACCAGGACGCCTTCGCCGTCGCCTCGCAGAACAAGGCGGAAGCAGCGCAGGCCGCAGGCAAGTTCAAGGACGAGATCACGCCTGTCACCATCTCGGGCCGCAAGGGCGACGTGGTGGTGGATGCCGACGAATACATCAAGAAGGGCGTGACGCTGGATTCGGTGACGAAGCTCCGCCCCGCCTTCGCCAAGGATGGCACGGTGACGGCCGCCAATGCCTCCGGCATCAATGATGGTGCGGCAGTGCTCATGCTCATGTCGGCGGCGGAGGCGGCCAAGCGCGGTCTGACCCCCCTCGCCCGCATCGCCTCGTCTGCCACCGCGGGCGTCGATCCTGCCCTCATGGGATCGGGTCCCATTCCTGCTTCGAAGCTCGCCCTGCAGAGGGCGGGCTGGAAGGCTGCCGATCTCGATCTCGTGGAAGCCAACGAAGCCTTCGCCGCCCAGGCCTGCGCCGTGAACAAGGAGATGGGCTGGGACACCGCCAAGGTGAACGTCAACGGCGGCGCCATCGCGCTCGGTCATCCGATCGGTGCCTCTGGCGCGCGTGTCCTCATCACCCTTCTCCACGAGATGAAGCGCCGCAACGCCAAGAAGGGCCTGACCACGCTCTGCATCGGCGGTGGTATGGGAATCGCCATGTGCGTCGAGCGCTGA
- the phbB gene encoding acetoacetyl-CoA reductase, translated as MARVALVTGGSRGIGAAVSKALKATGCKVAASYAGNDEAAQAFKAQTGIPVFKWDVSSAEACAAGIKQVEAELGPIDILVNNAGITKDAMFHKMTLEQWQAVINTNLNSLFNMTHPVWGGMRDRGFGRIICISSINGQKGQMGQTNYSAAKAGEIGFVKALAQEGAAKNITVNAICPGYIGTDMVKAVPEKVMNERILPFIPVGRVGEPEEIARAVAFLAADDAGFITGATLSVNGGQYMT; from the coding sequence ATGGCACGAGTGGCACTTGTTACAGGCGGATCGCGCGGCATCGGGGCCGCCGTCTCCAAGGCGTTGAAGGCGACGGGCTGCAAGGTCGCGGCAAGCTATGCCGGCAACGATGAAGCCGCCCAGGCCTTCAAGGCGCAAACCGGCATTCCCGTCTTCAAGTGGGACGTCTCCAGCGCCGAAGCCTGCGCCGCCGGCATCAAGCAGGTGGAAGCAGAGCTTGGCCCCATCGACATCCTCGTCAACAACGCCGGCATCACCAAGGACGCCATGTTCCACAAGATGACGCTGGAGCAGTGGCAGGCAGTGATCAATACCAACCTGAATTCCCTCTTCAACATGACGCACCCTGTGTGGGGCGGCATGCGCGACCGGGGCTTTGGCCGCATCATCTGCATCTCCTCAATCAACGGCCAGAAGGGCCAAATGGGGCAGACGAACTATTCCGCCGCCAAGGCCGGTGAAATCGGCTTCGTCAAGGCACTGGCCCAGGAAGGTGCGGCAAAGAACATCACCGTGAACGCCATCTGCCCCGGCTACATCGGCACCGACATGGTGAAGGCCGTGCCGGAGAAGGTGATGAACGAGCGCATCCTGCCTTTTATCCCCGTGGGCCGCGTCGGCGAACCGGAGGAGATCGCCCGCGCCGTCGCCTTCCTTGCCGCCGATGATGCTGGCTTCATCACAGGCGCCACGCTGTCGGTGAACGGTGGACAATACATGACGTGA
- the ccmA gene encoding heme ABC exporter ATP-binding protein CcmA translates to MKLVANALACERNGRVVFSGLSFAVAAGQYAELRGPNGSGKSSLLRLLAGLVPAAAGAVAAEPADGKTLPQFCHYVGHHDALKNAMTVRENIAFWSCMLGGKGDGDCLAAFKMQRLADDPVQLLSAGQRRRLSLSRLLAAPRPIWLLDEPMTALDVESQKTLAGIVDRHLAEGGIALAAIHGEGLRKPDHVITLKGAA, encoded by the coding sequence ATGAAACTCGTTGCCAACGCGCTCGCCTGCGAACGGAACGGGCGCGTTGTCTTTTCCGGCCTGTCCTTCGCGGTGGCTGCGGGACAATATGCCGAACTGCGCGGCCCCAACGGCTCCGGCAAGTCATCGCTGCTGCGCCTCCTCGCAGGGCTGGTGCCGGCTGCTGCGGGAGCGGTTGCCGCCGAACCCGCAGACGGGAAGACCCTGCCGCAGTTCTGCCACTACGTCGGTCACCACGATGCCCTGAAGAATGCCATGACGGTGCGCGAGAACATCGCCTTCTGGTCCTGCATGCTCGGCGGCAAGGGCGATGGCGACTGCCTTGCGGCTTTCAAGATGCAGCGCCTCGCGGATGATCCGGTACAACTCCTCTCTGCAGGCCAGCGCCGCCGCCTGTCTCTCTCCCGCCTCCTTGCCGCTCCCCGCCCCATCTGGCTGCTGGATGAACCGATGACGGCACTCGACGTCGAGTCACAGAAGACACTCGCAGGCATCGTTGATCGGCATCTTGCGGAAGGCGGCATCGCCCTTGCGGCGATCCACGGCGAGGGACTGCGCAAGCCCGATCACGTCATCACCCTGAAGGGTGCCGCATGA
- the ccmB gene encoding heme exporter protein CcmB: MTGFFTLLRRDLLLMFRQGGSLGAALSFMLAFVVMIPLAIGPDQVTLGRLAPGLMWLALLLAVLLTTERMFQQDHEDGSLDLLATGELPLELTCLAKALAHWLSVSLPLAVLAAPVGILLNLQTGRILPVMLAMVTGSFALSLLASVAGAVTAGLRRGGLVVPLLVLPLYVPVLIFGIAASTGDLGPSGSTPSLLVLVAIALVALVIQPWAAAAALRAYFR; this comes from the coding sequence ATGACGGGCTTTTTCACCCTGCTCCGCCGCGACCTCCTGCTCATGTTCAGGCAGGGCGGCAGCCTCGGCGCGGCGTTGTCCTTCATGCTGGCTTTCGTGGTGATGATCCCGCTGGCGATCGGCCCCGACCAGGTGACGCTCGGGCGTCTCGCACCCGGCCTCATGTGGCTGGCCCTGCTGCTCGCCGTGCTGCTGACGACCGAGCGCATGTTCCAGCAAGACCATGAGGACGGCTCGCTCGATCTTCTCGCAACGGGTGAACTTCCGCTGGAACTCACCTGCCTGGCCAAGGCCTTGGCGCACTGGCTCTCGGTCAGCCTGCCGCTCGCCGTGCTGGCGGCTCCCGTCGGCATTCTTCTCAATTTGCAGACGGGGCGCATCCTGCCGGTCATGCTGGCCATGGTGACGGGTTCCTTCGCGCTCTCGCTGCTCGCCTCCGTGGCGGGTGCGGTGACGGCCGGATTGCGCCGTGGCGGCCTTGTGGTGCCCCTTCTCGTGCTGCCGCTCTACGTGCCCGTGCTGATTTTCGGCATTGCCGCCTCGACGGGCGATCTCGGACCCTCGGGCAGTACGCCGTCCCTCCTCGTTCTCGTGGCCATTGCGCTGGTGGCGCTGGTCATCCAGCCCTGGGCCGCGGCTGCGGCGCTGAGGGCCTATTTTCGCTAG
- a CDS encoding heme ABC transporter permease, with protein MRTIEFLANPNVFMRLARIIMPWAWCAAILCLAAGLYLGLFTSPADYQQGETVRIMYVHVPAAWMALFVYVLMAVASAIALIFRHPLADSAAKAAAPLGAAFCFLSLATGSIWGKPMWGTWWVWDARLTSMFVLMLLYLGYLAVWRAFEDPHRAAGLARVVALVGVINIPIVKFSVEWWNTLHQPASVVKMGGPAIDPAMLWPLLLMALGYTFFFVALHLMAIANEITARKIRAARLRAIGDH; from the coding sequence ATGCGAACCATCGAATTTCTCGCCAACCCCAATGTCTTCATGCGCCTCGCCCGCATCATCATGCCCTGGGCCTGGTGTGCCGCTATCCTGTGCCTTGCCGCGGGTCTCTATCTCGGGCTGTTCACCAGTCCCGCCGACTACCAGCAAGGTGAGACGGTGCGCATCATGTATGTGCACGTGCCCGCCGCGTGGATGGCGCTCTTTGTCTATGTGCTCATGGCCGTGGCCAGCGCCATCGCCCTGATCTTCCGCCACCCGCTCGCCGACTCCGCCGCAAAGGCAGCCGCTCCGCTGGGTGCGGCCTTCTGCTTCCTCTCGCTGGCCACCGGTTCGATCTGGGGCAAGCCCATGTGGGGTACGTGGTGGGTCTGGGATGCCCGCCTCACCTCCATGTTCGTGCTCATGCTGCTCTACCTCGGCTATCTCGCGGTGTGGCGCGCCTTCGAAGACCCACATCGCGCCGCAGGCCTTGCCCGCGTGGTGGCACTGGTCGGCGTCATCAACATCCCCATCGTCAAGTTCTCGGTCGAATGGTGGAACACGCTGCACCAGCCCGCCAGCGTGGTGAAGATGGGCGGACCCGCCATCGATCCCGCCATGCTGTGGCCGCTGCTGCTCATGGCGCTGGGCTACACCTTCTTTTTCGTCGCGCTTCACCTCATGGCCATCGCCAATGAAATCACCGCCCGCAAGATCCGCGCCGCGCGCCTGCGGGCCATCGGAGACCACTGA
- the ccmD gene encoding heme exporter protein CcmD produces the protein MDTASPHFGFVLASYLLSAAVLAGLLVWTLWRKRKLEAEAKRLLKGGE, from the coding sequence ATGGATACCGCCTCCCCGCATTTCGGCTTCGTGCTCGCGTCCTATCTGCTTTCGGCCGCCGTGCTGGCTGGCCTTCTGGTGTGGACGCTGTGGCGCAAGCGCAAACTCGAGGCGGAAGCCAAACGCCTCCTCAAGGGCGGAGAGTGA
- a CDS encoding DsbE family thiol:disulfide interchange protein translates to MNRRTLIALLPVLLFGALALLFYRGLSGDPSTLPSALINKPVPPFTLPAVEELGVPGLADAELKAGTVTVVNIWASWCVPCREEHPVLVELSKRTDIRLVGINNKDDPANARRFLGALGQPFAAVGSDRDGRVTIDWGGYGVPETFVVDGKGIIRHKHVGPLTLDEIKGSFAAQIEAAKIDAAQTPAP, encoded by the coding sequence ATGAACCGCCGCACACTCATCGCCCTCCTGCCGGTTCTTCTCTTCGGTGCGCTGGCGCTGCTGTTCTACAGGGGACTGTCGGGAGATCCTTCGACGTTGCCCTCGGCACTCATCAACAAGCCCGTGCCTCCCTTCACCCTTCCAGCCGTCGAGGAGCTTGGCGTGCCGGGCCTTGCCGACGCGGAACTGAAGGCCGGCACGGTGACCGTGGTCAACATCTGGGCCTCCTGGTGCGTACCCTGCCGCGAGGAGCATCCCGTGCTGGTGGAATTGTCCAAGCGCACGGACATCCGCTTGGTCGGCATCAACAACAAGGATGATCCCGCCAACGCCCGCCGCTTCCTGGGGGCGCTGGGCCAGCCCTTCGCCGCCGTGGGATCGGACCGCGACGGCCGCGTCACCATCGACTGGGGCGGCTATGGCGTCCCCGAGACCTTTGTGGTCGACGGCAAGGGCATCATCCGCCACAAGCACGTGGGGCCGCTGACGCTGGACGAGATCAAGGGCAGCTTCGCCGCACAGATCGAGGCCGCCAAGATTGACGCCGCCCAGACACCGGCGCCCTGA
- a CDS encoding winged helix-turn-helix transcriptional regulator, producing MQYSVHCYMDQAGKSGLTHRQFTVLSAVDHHEGKSQTELVKITGIDRSTLADLVARLMAQGYVQRRRTKEDARTNSIKLTPLGKKSLKAAQSGAEDVDKKLLSLFPVAERKSLIDNLSMLAMEMDRLDDAEVEKPVPARVKLKRRPQ from the coding sequence GTGCAATATTCGGTGCACTGCTACATGGACCAGGCTGGCAAGTCCGGGCTGACGCATCGTCAGTTCACGGTGCTTTCTGCAGTCGATCACCATGAAGGCAAGAGCCAGACGGAGCTTGTGAAGATCACCGGGATCGACCGGTCGACGCTTGCCGACCTCGTGGCCCGACTCATGGCGCAGGGCTATGTGCAGCGCCGCCGCACCAAGGAAGACGCGCGCACCAATTCCATCAAGCTGACGCCGCTCGGCAAGAAGTCGCTGAAGGCCGCGCAGTCGGGTGCGGAAGACGTGGACAAGAAACTCCTGTCGCTGTTCCCGGTCGCCGAACGCAAGTCGCTGATCGACAACCTGTCAATGCTGGCCATGGAAATGGACCGGCTGGATGATGCCGAAGTCGAGAAGCCCGTTCCGGCCCGCGTCAAGCTGAAGCGCCGCCCGCAGTAG
- a CDS encoding septation protein A, with amino-acid sequence MKQGRKQLLEFGPLLVFFLVNWKAGIFWATGIFMVTILAVLLYTFVTTGKVAKVPLATAILVGVFGGLTLYLHDETFIKVKLTLVNAIFAVLLLGGVAYGRFFIKDVMGEALSLPDSAWRTLSLRWGIFFGALALLNEAVWRNFTTDQWVTFKVFGQLGLTLVFALANAPFMARHMHEEPAPAPEKPSVDG; translated from the coding sequence ATGAAACAGGGCAGGAAGCAGCTGCTGGAGTTCGGCCCGCTGCTGGTGTTTTTCCTGGTCAACTGGAAAGCCGGCATCTTCTGGGCGACCGGCATCTTCATGGTCACGATTCTGGCCGTGCTGCTCTATACGTTCGTCACCACCGGCAAGGTGGCGAAGGTGCCGCTGGCGACGGCGATTCTCGTTGGCGTCTTCGGCGGACTGACGCTCTACCTTCACGATGAAACCTTCATCAAGGTGAAGCTCACGCTGGTGAATGCCATCTTCGCGGTGCTGCTGCTGGGTGGCGTGGCGTATGGCCGCTTCTTCATCAAGGACGTGATGGGCGAAGCGCTGTCGCTTCCCGATTCGGCATGGCGCACCTTGAGCTTGCGCTGGGGCATTTTCTTCGGCGCTCTTGCGCTTCTCAACGAAGCCGTGTGGCGCAATTTCACAACCGACCAGTGGGTGACATTCAAGGTTTTCGGGCAATTGGGGTTAACACTGGTGTTCGCGCTCGCCAATGCGCCGTTCATGGCGCGTCACATGCATGAAGAGCCCGCACCCGCCCCGGAGAAACCATCCGTTGACGGATGA
- the ftsY gene encoding signal recognition particle-docking protein FtsY, producing the protein MSGFFKKLFNRITGRGEDAPAPVEQAALPPPEDTPGDTPVAADVVAEDVATPALEEVVTPPPVPVIPEAPAEKAPALPKSAPKPAAKAKEPPPPFKKPAPVKTPAKAATPPAKARAGKAPAAKAAPIAKAEPEKPVAKKRVAAPAPAAKPKARAAPPPRAERLSPEPQPTPPPPPEIPPPAPAPIPVPLPEPITPPPPPLPPVPEPVPSPPSPPAPPELRSGFFSRLKSGLSKSSKSLTGSITAIFTKRKLDADTLQDLEDTLIQADLGVTVAERIIKAVSHGRYDKEIDPEEVKQILASEVSKVLKPVEVPFNFGAEKPFVILVVGVNGSGKTTTIGKLGAIAAREGFKVKFAACDTFRAAAIEQLTVWGKRIGAETVSRPPGSDAAGLAFDAMKAAREDGTDIVFIDTAGRLHNKTYLMDELDKVVRVIKKYDAAAPHAVLLVLDATTGQNALAQADAFTKVAGVTGLIMTKLDGTARGGILVAIAERFRLPIHAIGVGESIDDLQPFEADAFSRAIAGLNEK; encoded by the coding sequence ATGAGCGGCTTCTTCAAGAAACTCTTCAACCGCATCACCGGACGTGGCGAAGATGCGCCCGCGCCTGTGGAGCAGGCCGCACTGCCGCCGCCCGAGGACACGCCCGGGGACACGCCCGTAGCCGCAGATGTCGTGGCGGAGGATGTGGCAACGCCGGCGCTTGAAGAGGTGGTGACACCGCCTCCCGTTCCGGTCATTCCCGAGGCACCGGCCGAGAAGGCACCGGCCCTGCCGAAGAGTGCACCGAAGCCCGCCGCAAAGGCGAAGGAGCCGCCGCCGCCCTTCAAGAAGCCTGCTCCCGTCAAGACGCCAGCGAAGGCTGCGACACCGCCCGCCAAGGCCAGGGCGGGCAAGGCCCCTGCTGCAAAGGCGGCACCCATTGCAAAGGCCGAACCGGAAAAGCCGGTGGCAAAGAAGCGGGTGGCAGCGCCGGCGCCTGCTGCCAAGCCGAAGGCCAGGGCCGCGCCGCCGCCCCGTGCCGAGCGCCTGTCGCCGGAGCCGCAACCGACTCCACCGCCGCCGCCCGAAATTCCGCCGCCCGCACCCGCACCCATTCCCGTGCCCTTGCCGGAACCCATCACCCCGCCGCCACCGCCGTTGCCGCCTGTGCCGGAGCCTGTTCCGTCACCGCCCTCCCCGCCCGCGCCGCCAGAACTCCGCAGCGGTTTCTTCTCGCGGCTCAAAAGCGGGTTGTCGAAATCCTCGAAGTCGCTGACGGGGTCGATCACCGCGATCTTCACCAAGCGCAAGCTCGATGCCGACACGCTGCAGGACCTGGAAGACACGCTGATCCAGGCGGACCTCGGGGTCACCGTGGCCGAGCGCATCATCAAGGCCGTTTCGCACGGGCGCTACGACAAGGAAATTGATCCCGAGGAGGTGAAGCAGATTCTCGCCTCGGAGGTGAGCAAGGTTCTGAAGCCCGTCGAGGTGCCGTTCAACTTCGGGGCGGAGAAGCCCTTCGTCATCCTCGTTGTCGGGGTGAACGGATCCGGCAAGACCACGACCATCGGCAAACTCGGCGCCATCGCGGCGCGCGAGGGTTTCAAGGTGAAGTTCGCGGCCTGCGACACGTTCCGTGCCGCGGCCATTGAACAACTCACCGTGTGGGGCAAGCGCATCGGGGCGGAGACCGTGTCACGCCCGCCCGGTTCGGATGCCGCGGGCCTCGCCTTCGATGCCATGAAGGCGGCCAGGGAGGACGGCACCGACATCGTGTTCATCGACACGGCAGGGCGCCTGCACAACAAGACCTACCTGATGGACGAACTCGACAAGGTGGTGCGCGTCATCAAGAAGTATGATGCGGCGGCGCCCCATGCCGTGCTGCTGGTGCTGGACGCGACGACGGGTCAGAATGCCCTGGCGCAGGCCGACGCCTTCACCAAGGTTGCAGGTGTCACGGGCCTGATCATGACGAAGCTCGACGGCACGGCGCGGGGCGGCATTCTTGTCGCCATTGCCGAACGCTTCCGCCTGCCCATTCATGCGATCGGCGTGGGCGAATCGATTGACGACTTGCAGCCCTTCGAGGCAGACGCCTTCTCCCGCGCCATTGCCGGGCTGAACGAGAAATAG
- the mtaB gene encoding tRNA (N(6)-L-threonylcarbamoyladenosine(37)-C(2))-methylthiotransferase MtaB codes for MSELRIETFGCRLNTFESEIMRGHAEKAGLGNAIVFNTCAVTAEATRQVRQAIRKAHKENPEAQIIVTGCAAQTEADSFAAMPEVTRILGNEEKLQAESWRNGSTAPRVTVSDIMQVKEAHVPVIERLTGRTRAFAQVQNGCDHRCTFCIIPFGRGNSRSVPLDAAVEQVRRLVAEGHNEVVLSGVDLTSWGADLDGAPKLGRLLARILRGVPDLKRLRLSSIDSIEADPELIDLLGGEERVMPHLHLSLQSGDNMILKRMKRRHAREDSIRFCEDLRARRKDMVFGADIIAGFPTETDGMFENSRRIIDECGLTFLHVFPFSPRPGTPAARMPLLDKAVVKERAALLRNKGAERLAAFLTTQVGSTQDVLVETPQTGRTPHFALARFSQQMTPGAIVRTRVTAASGDGLNVVPGPAAVAGVAA; via the coding sequence ATGAGCGAACTGCGCATCGAGACCTTCGGCTGCCGTCTCAACACGTTCGAATCCGAGATCATGCGCGGCCATGCCGAAAAGGCGGGGCTCGGCAACGCCATCGTCTTCAACACTTGCGCGGTGACGGCGGAAGCAACCCGCCAGGTGCGCCAGGCCATCCGCAAGGCGCACAAGGAAAACCCGGAGGCGCAGATCATCGTCACCGGCTGCGCGGCGCAGACGGAGGCCGACAGCTTCGCTGCCATGCCCGAGGTGACACGTATCCTCGGCAACGAGGAAAAGCTTCAGGCCGAAAGCTGGCGGAACGGTAGCACGGCGCCGCGTGTCACGGTTTCCGACATCATGCAGGTGAAGGAAGCGCATGTGCCGGTGATCGAGCGCCTGACCGGGCGTACACGGGCCTTTGCCCAGGTGCAGAACGGCTGCGACCATCGCTGCACCTTCTGCATCATTCCCTTTGGCCGAGGCAATTCACGCTCCGTGCCGCTCGATGCCGCCGTGGAACAGGTGCGCCGCCTCGTGGCGGAGGGGCACAATGAAGTGGTGCTGTCGGGTGTCGACCTCACGAGTTGGGGTGCCGACCTTGACGGTGCGCCGAAACTCGGGCGCCTGCTGGCGCGCATCCTGCGCGGCGTTCCCGATTTGAAGCGGCTGCGGCTTTCCTCCATTGATTCGATCGAGGCCGATCCGGAACTGATCGACCTCCTGGGCGGCGAGGAGCGGGTGATGCCGCATCTGCACCTGTCGCTGCAATCCGGCGACAACATGATCCTCAAGCGCATGAAGCGCCGCCATGCCCGCGAAGATTCAATCCGCTTCTGCGAAGACCTGCGGGCGCGGCGCAAGGACATGGTGTTCGGCGCCGACATCATCGCGGGCTTTCCCACCGAGACGGACGGGATGTTCGAAAATTCGCGCCGCATCATCGATGAGTGCGGCCTCACCTTCCTCCATGTTTTCCCGTTCTCGCCACGTCCCGGCACGCCCGCGGCGCGCATGCCGCTCCTCGACAAGGCTGTGGTGAAGGAGCGCGCGGCCCTGTTGCGGAACAAGGGTGCGGAGCGTCTGGCCGCTTTCCTCACCACGCAGGTGGGCAGCACACAGGACGTGCTGGTGGAGACACCGCAGACCGGACGCACACCGCATTTCGCACTGGCGCGGTTCAGCCAGCAGATGACACCGGGCGCCATCGTGCGCACACGCGTCACCGCAGCAAGCGGCGATGGGCTCAATGTTGTTCCCGGTCCTGCGGCCGTTGCAGGAGTTGCGGCATGA
- a CDS encoding diaminopimelate epimerase yields MSSPAATHAIPFRKMNGLGNDFVVLDARQRPLAISEEQARAIADRTSGVGCDQLIVMERSPTADVRMRIWNAEGGEVQSCGNASRCIADIVMSETGNSTATIDTKGGFLTARKAGPLMVTIDQGRPHFDWKDIPLSEAFADTRHIELQVGPIDKPLLHSPSVVNVGNPHCIFWVHDLNVVDFAKVGPMIEHHPLFPERTNVELAKVVARDHVVLKVWERGAGLTKACGTAACAVMAAGFRLKMIDAKCRVTLPGGDLFMAVNESNGHVLMTGPLAYEYEGVLPAGLLG; encoded by the coding sequence ATGTCCAGTCCCGCCGCCACGCACGCCATTCCGTTCCGCAAGATGAACGGCCTCGGCAACGATTTTGTCGTGCTGGACGCGCGGCAACGGCCCCTTGCCATCAGCGAAGAGCAGGCCCGCGCCATCGCCGACCGGACATCCGGCGTGGGGTGTGACCAGTTGATCGTCATGGAACGTTCACCGACGGCGGATGTGCGGATGCGGATCTGGAATGCCGAGGGCGGCGAAGTGCAGTCCTGCGGCAACGCCTCGCGCTGCATTGCCGACATCGTGATGAGCGAGACGGGAAACTCCACCGCCACCATCGACACCAAGGGCGGTTTCCTGACAGCCAGGAAAGCCGGACCGCTCATGGTCACCATCGATCAGGGCCGTCCGCACTTCGACTGGAAGGACATTCCCCTGTCGGAAGCCTTTGCCGACACGCGCCACATCGAATTGCAGGTGGGCCCCATCGACAAGCCGCTGTTGCATTCGCCGTCGGTGGTCAATGTCGGCAACCCGCATTGCATCTTCTGGGTCCATGACCTCAATGTGGTCGACTTCGCCAAGGTGGGTCCGATGATCGAGCATCATCCGCTGTTTCCCGAGCGCACCAACGTGGAGCTGGCGAAGGTGGTGGCGCGTGACCATGTGGTGCTCAAGGTGTGGGAACGTGGCGCGGGATTGACGAAGGCTTGCGGCACGGCGGCCTGTGCCGTCATGGCGGCGGGCTTCCGCCTCAAGATGATCGATGCCAAGTGCAGGGTCACGCTGCCGGGTGGCGATCTCTTCATGGCTGTCAACGAAAGCAATGGCCATGTGCTGATGACCGGCCCCCTGGCCTATGAATACGAGGGCGTGCTGCCGGCGGGGTTGCTGGGATGA
- the rimM gene encoding 16S rRNA processing protein RimM, protein MTTSILIGRILGAHGIRGAVKLKSFAANPADIAAYKPLTAGDGRVFEIVHLKPARDEFIADLKEVRDRNAAEALKGTDLFIARDHLPPPPSGEIYLADLVGKPVATADRTLGIVTGIQNYGAGDLLELDSGELIPVAFIITTDAVITVDLPEGYLDAADESQRGQNGRP, encoded by the coding sequence ATGACCACCTCCATCCTCATCGGCCGCATCCTCGGGGCCCACGGCATCCGCGGTGCCGTGAAGCTCAAGAGTTTTGCCGCCAATCCCGCCGACATCGCAGCCTACAAGCCGCTGACCGCAGGCGATGGCCGCGTCTTCGAGATCGTCCATCTCAAGCCCGCCCGGGACGAATTCATCGCCGACTTGAAGGAGGTGCGCGACCGCAACGCGGCGGAAGCCCTCAAGGGCACGGACCTCTTCATCGCCCGCGACCACCTGCCCCCTCCTCCATCCGGTGAAATCTATCTCGCCGACCTCGTGGGCAAGCCTGTTGCCACCGCCGACCGGACCTTGGGTATCGTGACCGGCATCCAGAACTATGGCGCAGGCGACCTCCTCGAACTCGATTCGGGCGAACTCATCCCGGTGGCCTTCATCATCACAACCGATGCGGTCATCACCGTAGATCTGCCGGAGGGTTATCTTGACGCCGCGGACGAAAGCCAGCGCGGCCAGAACGGCAGGCCGTGA